DNA sequence from the Desulfocurvibacter africanus subsp. africanus DSM 2603 genome:
GCCTTCCATTTCAGGCAGGCCAAGGTAAACCATGCATCCGCGCTCCACGCTCAGAGGGGAGCCCTGCACGTCGCCGATGCGCACCTTGGGGCCGCACAAATCGCCCAGGGCCGTGAGCGGAATGCCCAGCTCGCTCTCCAGCCGGCGGATATTGCGCACGATAGGCTCGAAAAAGGCCGCGTCGGAATGGGAGAAATTCAGGCGGAAAACTCTTACGCCGTTCTGGGCCAGGACCTTCATGACCTCGTAGTCCATGGATGCCGGCCCGAGGGTGGCGATGATTTTTGTGCGCATGGTCTGACGTCCTTGTTGCGGGTTAGCTTTCCAATCTGCCCCATGCTCTAGCACAAGCCCAGGCGCTGCCCAAGCCCCTGCTTCTCGATGCTGACTGCCGGGCCGGCGGCCGAGCGCTCCAAAATATTTCCTACCCCCCGCGCATATACAAGTAGTCAGCATCCTTGGGGGTAATCCGGCCGGGCTCGACACCCGATTCGGCCGGTAGCACGCTCAGGCTGGACAATTCGGGATGGAGCTTGCGCAGCTGTGCCGGCACGGCCGGCTTCCATGCGTGCACGGATCCAGTGAGCACAACCAGGGTCCGCTCAGGATCGCTGACATGGTACTCCCCTGCGTAATAGGCCATGGCCGTGTCCCACACGAGTTGGGCCTCGCAGAATTTATTGAACTCGCCGTCACCGGCGTGCGTGCCCAGAACCCTGCGCAAGAAGGCTTCGTAGGCCGGGTCAACGATGCACACCACGGGCGGAAGCTGGCCCATTTGCTCGCGGCTCAGGGAAGAGAACCCCTGTCTGGCTACTTGCCGGGTAATTTCGCGCGGCACGTTGAGCCCGATCATGGGAATCCGCTCTTGGCGACAGTACTCGAAGATGGGGCGGTAAAGCGGCCAGCTCGCATCCCAGTTGCGGGCAAAGGCCTTGGCCATGTCGCTCTCGGAGAGATTGCCTACCACCCAATCGTCCAGGATCTGCTGCTCGCGGTGCTGGAACATTTCCAGGCCCACGGCCACGGGGTATCCCGACAGGCGCAGGCTGTTGATTATCTGGAGTTGAGCCGCATGGTGGTCCGGATCGTCGTGCGATTCGCCCACCAGCACCACATTGGCCTCGGCCAGCCGATGCGCGGCCTTTGCCAGCGGCACGTCACGACCGCGAAGCACATCGCGCAGGGTCAGGTCGAGGGCATCTGCTTCCCGGGCCTGGGCGCGGATATCGGCGGGGATGCAAAGAAACAGAGCCAACGCGATCAGGGCAAGGCATCTCACGCAAGCCATCACTCCTCCTCGAAGTCCACGGACAAAGGCGAGTCTTGAGGCTCCCAAATACCCTTGACCGTGTTAACACCCTTCTCGAAGCCGAGATAGCTGTACTTGCCATAATGCGTGATCTTCCGTGCGGCCTCCTCGGTGGCCTGCATGTCAATCGATGGGCGCGGGACGAAGAAAGCCACGACCCGGCCCGGCCGCTCGGGGTCGGCATACGCCAAGAGCTGCGCATCGCTCCTGGCCAAGGCCAAGGTCTCCTGCTGGGAGAGCTGCTCCAGCACCTGCCAAT
Encoded proteins:
- a CDS encoding ChaN family lipoprotein encodes the protein MACVRCLALIALALFLCIPADIRAQAREADALDLTLRDVLRGRDVPLAKAAHRLAEANVVLVGESHDDPDHHAAQLQIINSLRLSGYPVAVGLEMFQHREQQILDDWVVGNLSESDMAKAFARNWDASWPLYRPIFEYCRQERIPMIGLNVPREITRQVARQGFSSLSREQMGQLPPVVCIVDPAYEAFLRRVLGTHAGDGEFNKFCEAQLVWDTAMAYYAGEYHVSDPERTLVVLTGSVHAWKPAVPAQLRKLHPELSSLSVLPAESGVEPGRITPKDADYLYMRGG